The genomic region CTGCGCCCAGCTGACGTCGATTCCGGCGGTCTTCTTGGCGATGGCGAGCGCCGCTGCATTGGGCGCCAGCGCGGTGAAGAACAATGAGCTGGTGACGGCGGTCGACGCGAACGCGGTCCACATCACGTAGGTGCCGATCTTGCCGGCGGTCGGTCCTGGCTCGGAGCCGTAGATGCGCGGGATGTTGCTGATGATGGGATAGACGATGCCGCCGCTGCGCGCGGTGTTGGACGGTGTCGCCGGCGCCAGCAAGAAGTCCGACATCGCCACCGCATAGCCGAGACCGAGCGTGTTGGTGCCGAGCTTTTGCACCAGCACGAGCGCAATACGCCGGCCCAGCTGGCTCTTGCGGTACCCGATCGAGAACACGAAGGCGCCGACGATCAGCCACACCGTGCTCTCGGCAAAGCCCGCCAGCATCCAGCGCAGCGACTTGGTCGGATCGGGATCGATATAACCGCCGACGCCGGCAACCGTCAGCCCGATCAGGCCGACCGCGCCCACCGGCATCGATTCCAGGATGAGCCCGGTGATGACGGCCGCGAAGATCGCAAAATAGTGCCACTGATTGGCGTTGAGCCCTGCGGGCACCGGCCACAGATAGATCAGCAGCCATACCGCGAGCGGCGCGATCAGCTTCCAGCGAAACCCTTTCGCCTCGGGTGCCTGCGTGCCAGTGGTCATGGGCCCTCCCCCTCGATCGTCATTGTCGTCTGCCGGCCCGTTGATCGGACGTATTGTTTTTGTCCCACGCGGCGTATACGGATTGTCCGCGGCGCAATCAATGGCCGGGCCGGCTTCTACCGCCCTCTGAACTTCGGTTTGCGTCGCGTCAGGAACGCCTCGACGCCCTCCTTATGGTCCTCGCTAAGGCTTGCCAGGGCGAACTGGTCGACGTCCATGTGGCTGGCGAGATTATCCAGCGCATGCGCCAGCCGGTTGACCGTGAGTTTCGTCATGGCAACGGAGAGCGGCGGCTGCGCTGCCACCTTGCGCGCAAGCTCCATCGCGGCATCGAACGCATGGCCGGGATCGACCACCTGCTCGACCAGGCCCCACTCATAGGCCTCATCCGCGCTGATGCGCTGATCGGCCAGGACCACCGCCTGCTTGGTGCGCGCCGGGCCGATCAGATGCAGCATGCGCGGAATGCTCTGCCAGCTCATGTTCATGCCGAGGCCGATCTCGGGCACGCGCAGATGGGCATCGCGTCCCATGACGCGGAAGTCGAGCGCGACGGCCAGCGCCACGCCGCCGCCGACGCAAAACCCCTCGATGGCGGCGATCGTGATCTGCTCCATCTCCTGCCAGGCGTGGGTCAGGCGCGGTCCGAGCTTGAGATGCCGCCGCAGCGTGCCGAGGTCCATGTCCTTGCGCGCGCGGCCTTCGGCATCCTTGAGGTCGAAGCCGGCGCTGAACGCAGCCGCGCTGCCTGTCAGCACCACGGCAGAGGTTGCGGCGTCATCCTCAAAACTGCGCGCGGCCGCGGTGAGCTGGCGTAAAGCCTCTGGCGATAGCGCATTGATGCCGTCGCCGCGGTCGAACCGCACCACCGCAATCCGTCCCTCCGGCCCGAGGCCCTTCTCGATCTTGACATAGTCAGGCAACGCAAACTCCCCTGGTCTTGGTCTTCCTGGCGCTCACAGATGCCCGGTGCGCCGATGTTCGGGTTCGCTTCCATGGACC from Bradyrhizobium lupini harbors:
- a CDS encoding enoyl-CoA hydratase/isomerase family protein codes for the protein MPDYVKIEKGLGPEGRIAVVRFDRGDGINALSPEALRQLTAAARSFEDDAATSAVVLTGSAAAFSAGFDLKDAEGRARKDMDLGTLRRHLKLGPRLTHAWQEMEQITIAAIEGFCVGGGVALAVALDFRVMGRDAHLRVPEIGLGMNMSWQSIPRMLHLIGPARTKQAVVLADQRISADEAYEWGLVEQVVDPGHAFDAAMELARKVAAQPPLSVAMTKLTVNRLAHALDNLASHMDVDQFALASLSEDHKEGVEAFLTRRKPKFRGR